DNA sequence from the Verrucomicrobiota bacterium genome:
CCGCTCGGCGTGGAACCGTTTGGTAATTGTGAAAACCATTTGCTGTTGGCTGAACAGGCTGGTTTGGGTACGGCGGATTTGGCCAGAATTGACGTGCGCGGGCTGACGCTTGCCAAGGCGCGGTATCCGTACCCGCCGCTGAATCTCCACATGTAGTCCGGCATTGCGACCAACGTTGGTAGCCGTCGAGGTAAGGAGACGGAACCAGGGATTTCGGATGTCCGTCTCCTTACCTCGACGGCTACGCGGAAGGGGAATGGGGAATCCGCCTCCTTACCTCGGCGGCTACGCGGTGTAGTTGGTCGCGTTACGGTATGACCGTGGCGTGCCAGAGATAGGCGATGCCGCCGGGTTGGACCGGTTCCGGCGGTTGGGTGGCCAGGTGTTCGGCCACGGCAACCATGGCTGGCAACACGACTTCGGGATTGGGATTGAAACCGCCGATGCGCCACAACCCGCCCCAGCCATTGAAACGGTATGCACCGATGAAATCCGCCCCGGCTCCGCTGACCAGTGCCCAGTGTCCGGGATCAGGTCTGGTGCGTGGCAGACCGCGATTCACCGGGCTCGATAGCCGGCCCAGGCGCGTGGATAATTCCGGGCCAAACCATTGCTGGCCGGTCGCGGTGACCGTCAACGGTTCGCCCGGTGCTTCCACTTCCCCATCGGCCACCGGCAGACCCAGATAGCCCATGCCGGCCGGCCCCACACTCGCGGGTTTTCACCCGTTGCCCGTGGGCATCAGCGCGGTATGGAACGAAAAGCCCGCCGCCTCACACCAATGCCCCCCATGCACCACGTACTCGCGGATTTGCGTCAGCCGCGCGCGCCAGTCGCCCGCCAGCCCCGCCGGAAATATTTCCCCATAGGGATTCACAATCATCAGCCAGGCTTGCGAACCCGCCTTGAGCGCCTGGTCTAATTCCGCCGCCGTGGTCAGGCGGCGCACTGCCAGACCGTGGCGCTGGAGCAGGGGCGATTTTTCCAAGGCGGCCACCCAGGCGGACGGCATAATGGATGTCCAATTGGGTTTGTGCCCATTCGAGAGATCAATCACCCCGATGGCCGGTTTGCCACCGGGCCAGTCTTTGGGCGCTTTGCCAGCCAGGTTTTCCGGCGGGCGAACCAGGGTCTGTCCCACGAGGGCAGGCAGGCGGAGTGACACCACGCCGTTTTGAATGGTGGCCGGTTGGGCTTTGCCACCATCAAAGGTCACCCGTGCATTCGCGTTCAGGGCGCGTGGCAATTCCACGGCGATCTGCGTTTCCGCCGGCGCGTAGGCCCACACCTCAAATTGTTTTTGCCGTTCCTCGGTGACAAACGAGACGCCCTCGTTGCCAAACCGTTGGTTATTAACCTGGCTTAACCGCCCGGCGACCACGCCCGGTCCGGAAACATGGAAACCATGCGCCGCCAGCGCCTTGCCATCCACCGTCTGCGGCTGGGATGACAGGTTCGCCGCGATGGTGAGCAGACCGAACTTGGAGCGGATGCTTTCCCCTGCACCGGTCCGCGTCGCCTGTTGGTGCTCGAACGCCAGCGTCGGTGTGCCGAGATACTGGGCGCAAACCGATTTCTGGAGGCGATCCAGCCAGCGCAGCCATTCGCGCGGCGCGTCCCGTTCCAAGGCGGGCGCAGAGATGCGATAACTCATGCTGAATCCCAAGCCCAATGTCCAGGCGAGCACCTCGGGATTGGTCACAAACTGGCCGAGGTCATGATACAGCATCGCCGCTTTATCGTGGGCGATATATTGCGCGACCGGATAAATCTGCCAGGCATTGGGCGGGTATTCGTTTTTCATGAATTTCCGCCACGGTGGTCCGCCTTCGGTGGGTACAACTTGAAAGCTCAGACCGCACAACTGGGCTTCATAATTCACCACGCGATCCCAGCCCGCCTCGGTGGAGAGCGGCATGCGCGCGGCATCCTCTGCCGCCTGCGAGACCAGCCCATCCATATAGGCATAAGGCGTGGGTGAAGCCGGGTTCATATCGTATTTCCAGGTGCGTGCGCCGCATTGATCCTGGAACAACACGTCCACCGGGTAATCCATTGTGAATTGCCGCACGGTTTCGCGGTTGACCTTTTGCACGGCCGGATGCCAATGGCACACGGTGTAGCCGTCATTCTTCGAATAGCGCTCGTACGCGGGCGTGCCATCCAGGTTTTTTAACAGGGGTGCTTCGCCCTCCCGCTCAAAGGTCGGGCCCTTGGGGTGATCGCACCACCAGGTGGGATTGGTGTACGGCATGACCAGGTGGCCCAACTCATGACAACGGTCGAAGAAGCGCCGCAAGTCTGCCGGGGAGCCAAACCACGCATTGGGCGGCAGATGATCCGGATATTCCTTGTCGAAGCCGCCCTTCAAATAATCAGAAAAATGCACCAGCGTGGGGACAGGCAGTTTGTCCAGATGCGCCAATTTCTCCTGGCTGTTGCCGGTGTAAAATACCAGCACCGACTGCTTGAATTTCTTCAGCGCCTCCGGCGTGAGCTTTTGTTCCAACCGGCGTTCAATCCGGTTTTCCTGGCAATACCGGACGAGATTCTCCGGGGTGGTGCGTCCTGTAATGAACAACACTTTGGGCGAGGTCCACACGGTGCCTTTCTCGACGAAGGTGCCGAAGGCGCGCTCGAAATAGCCGCCCGATACGTCGCCACCCCAGGCGAGTTTGCCGGGCACGAAAATCAGGTCATGGCGTTTGGCCCCTTCCCACGGCTGACTGGTTTGCGGTTGCACGCCATAGACGGCCACGGTGCCTTGGGCTGATTCCAGTTGCGCAAAATCAGCAAACGCCGGCGGGTAACTGAGCTGACTCTCGAAATAGCGCACCGGCATCAGCGCGGCGAAGAAAGAAAACCCGCCCACCTCAAACCAATGCCCGCCGTCGCGCACATAGCGGCCCACTCGCGCCACCATCTCCTTGTGGTCCTCCAGCTTCAGCACCGGCAGACATTCGCCGTAGGGATTCAAGATCGCGCGAAATTCTCCCTGTTCCAGCGCCGCCGCCAGTTCGCTGATCGAGGTCAGTTCCACCAATTGCACCTGCCGCGCGGTGACCGAAGGCAATTGCCGCAGGCGCGCTACCCATTCCGCGACGTCCGTGTAATTACCGCCGCCCCGTTCCGGTCCCCGGGTCAGTGCCAGAACCCCCAGCTTTTTGCGGGTCACAACGGCCTCGCCCGCCACGCGCGCCACCACGGCCGGCACGGCACGCAACATCAGACTCTCCTCGGGTTCCGTCACGAAACCGCCCACCCGCCACAACATTCCCTGCCCGCCCAACCGGCTTCCGGAAAGGTAAGCGCCGTGCTCGGATTCGATCAACACCAGGTCGGCTTGGCCTTCCCCCGGTGGGCGATTAACCACTGCGGACTTGCCTTCCAAGCCGCGCGCCACGGATTCACCCAACCAGGTTTTCCCCTCGGCGGTCACGCGCAACGGGACCGCCGGATCGCGCATGTCACGTTGTTTGGGGAGTTTGCCATACAGGCTGGCATACCCTGCCGGGCCTACGGATTTGGAACGCCAGGCAGAAGGACTCTCCAGTGGCTGTTCCTGAAAAAACGGCGACCGAAACGCCGTGCCCACCGTCATATTGCCGTTGGGTGGACAGATCAGCCGCTCCATCGTCGCCGGATTGAACCGCATTCGGGCCGGCAGGTAAAAATCCAGAATCGTTTTGGTGGCGGGCTTAAGTTGGGCAGAAAGGGCGATGCCGTTTGATACCACGGTCAATGTCACATTGACCGTCAGTTCCGCGCTGCGATAATCCAACAACAGTTCATCCTGGCTCCGGCCCATCCGGCACTCGAAGGACTGGCTGGCGTTGCCCTTGGCAAAGGCGTCCGCGGTGATCTCGCCGCCCTCGCGATACTTCACCTGCCACAAACCGCGTTCGCCACTTTGCCACAGCGAGACATTCTTGCCCGCCTGAGTCATGGACAGGATGGACCCGTTGGTGGCGCTCAGCGTCACGGTGCCCTGTGCTCCAGTCACCAATATCCGGTCATTTGCGATCTGGATCGCCGCCGGCAGGATTGTTTGGCTGCACAGCCAAAGCCCGCAGACTGTTATAAATTTTTGCATAAAATGAAATTGACCTGTGACTGACGCGGAGGAACCCACTTCCCGGTCCGCATCAGCATGACACTTACGTCATTCCGTCGCGCCGCTGCGTTTCAACAACTCAACCAATTCGGTGGCGCCGCTGGCCGAAGCGATCATCAAGGCTGTGCGGCCCTGCTTGTCTTTGCTGTTCAGGCTGGCCTGCTTCGCCAGCAACAGGCGCACCGTGGCGACGTTGCCGGCGCTGACCGCCAGGTGCAGCGGCGTAAGCCCATCTTCATCTTTGGCATCGGCAGTGAGACCGCGCTCCAGCAAAAATGAAATCAACCCCGGTTCCTTGTTGGTCGCCGCGACGTGCAGCAGTGTGGTGCCGGATTTGCCTTTGGATTGCAGCTCGGCGCCTTTGCTCAACAACAATTCCACCATCTCGCGGTGGCCGCCCGCAACGGCAGTATGCAGCGGGGTTAATCCGGTAATATCCTGCGCCTTCAGATCCGCACCCTTGGTCAGCAACAGCTCCACCGCTTCTTTATGGCCGCCCAGTGCCGCCAGGTGCAACGGCGTTTGACCGCCAAAATTGCCCTCGTTCACCGGCGCACCGCGTTCCAACAACAGCGCGACCAGCGCCTGATGCCCGTTCTGCGCGGCCAGGTGCAAGGGTTGCCCCACAAACATGGAGGGCGCGCCGACTTTGGCCCCGCGTGCCAGCAGATACTCCGCCACGGCCAACTGGCCTTTGCTCGCGGCAAAATGCAACGGAGTTTTGTCAAAGTCACCCTTGGCATTCACCAGTGACGGTTGCAGTTTCAGCGCGCGCTGCACGGTTTCCAGTTCCCCCTTTTGCACGGCCTCAAACAATGCCAGCGCCAGCGCGGATTTGCCGCTGGGCGTGGGTAACTCGGCCGGCGGCGCGGGCGGGCGCGAATGTTTGGTGACCACCGGGGCTTCCACCGGCGCCGGTTCGGCTGGTGTACTACCGCCGGTCGCCCGGCTCAACAGAGAGAGTACCTCGCGCTTATTATTTTCCGTGGCCAGCTTGGCCGGCGTTTTCCCTGTGGAATCATGCGCGTTCGGATCGGCCCCCTTGGTCATCAGGAATTCCACCAACTTGTGGTTGCCGGCGGAAGCGGCGTAATGCAGCGGCGTGCGGCCAAAACGATCCTTGGCATTCAGGTTCCCCCCGGCGGCGACCAGTGCCTCCGCGATCTCCATTGCACCGGCCTGTACCGCCAAATGCAGCGGAACCCGTTGATACATGTCATCGTTGTTGTTGGCGTTCTTGCGGTCCTGCACCAGCAACTGCTTCACCTGTGAAAGGTTGCCGCTTTTCACCGCGTCATGAATGGGCGCGGCGAGGGTCTGGAGAACCAGGCCCATCGTCCCGCCCCAAACGGCCCATGATTGCCAACGATGTGTCATTGTTCCTTGGACTCTGCCGGGCAGACCCATGGATGGGTGAGACGATGCGGATTTCCCGGATTTCCTCAAGCGCAAAAGATAACGCAAACGCTTCTTTCCAAGTATAATCATGCTGAGCGCGGATGCACGAAGACCAAGTTGAGGCTTGCAACGGCGGTTTGCCCGATTGGCAGGTGGAGTGCAGAAGGGTTGCAATGGTGATGCAGTTTTAGTGCTGGGCGCGTTACAACCCTTTTCAGGCAGGTTTCAGACTCTTTGGACCGCAGATCATGCGCGGCTGAAAAGAAAATGGTGCGCGCTAGAGGATTTGAACCTCTGACCTCTTCCGTGTGAAGGAAGCGCTCTACCACTAAGCTAAGCGCGCACGCTTGGGAGTAGCTTACCGGATCTGCGGATCAATTCAAGCACTTATTATTGGCCAGGATAAAGTAAAGTACGACGATGACCCGACTGCCGGCCTGGCCGCCGCGGATTGAAGGAACTGGCGCCTTGACGCTCCCTGGCCACCCAGATAGGTTATTGACATGGCAGATCATGGAACATCTGATTCAGCGAACTGGCAGGTTTCACGCCTTACCAGAGGGGCAACCACACTGAAGCAACCGGCCCGATTGGAATGAGCCTTGCATTGGCGTGAAACCATACTTATTCATGCTCATGCGTTTAAAGATGGTGCGATTTTTAACCATCGCCTGCCTGTGCGTGCATGGTTGGGCGCCATGTTCCGCGCGCGCGACACTGCTTTTGAGGTACACCTTCGATGAAGACCCCGCCGGAGTTGTGGCGGCACTGGATTCCGGTTCCGGCACGCCCGCGCCCGGCGTGTTTATCGGATCTGCCGCCACCCGCACCAATAAAACACCTGGTCAATTTTCTGTCGCGGCGCTGAGTCTGAATGGAACCAATGCCGGGTCGTACTATGTTTCCGGTGGGGATGCGGATAAACTGGACGCCTTGAGCAATCTTACCATCACGGCCTGGCTTAATTTGCAGGCATCCCCGGCAGCGAACGATCGCGTGGTCAGCAAGCTCTTTAGTGACGGCACCCGGGCCACCGGGTTTGATCTACGGTTCATGGGATCGCCCTCGGCCATCAATTTTTCGCTTGGGTTTTCCTTGATCAACGGGCAGTCGGTTAGCGGCCTGCCGACTGTCACCGGGCCGGTGGCATTTAGCTCGTCGAATGTCTGGACGTTCATCGCCGTCACGTATGACGGCGCAAAAGTGCGGTTTTACAGCGGCACTACGAACAGCGGCGTCAGCCAAGCGGGCAGTGACATGAACAAATCCGCCAGTTTTGGCACCCCCACCAATACCACCGCCGATTTCCGCATCGGCAGCACGGCGGCGGCCACGGCTGACCGTACGCCGCCTGCGTGGTTTGACGACGTGCGCATCTATGATGCGGCGCTAACCTTGGGCGAACTGGAAACTATTCGCGTGGAAAATATTTCCATGGCACCGGTGATCGTGTCACCGCCGCAAAATGTGCTGATTGAAACTGGAGGGACCGTGGCGTTTAGTGTCGTGGCCAACGGTACCCTGCCGCTCGCGTACCAATGGTATTTCATTACCAACAACGTCACCAACGCGCTACCCCAAGGCACCAACGCAACCTTGAATCTTGCCCAGGTTACGTTCGCCAATGCGGGAACCTACCAGGCCGTGGTCACGAACCAATTTGGCAGCGCCACCAGTGCACCGGCCACTCTGACCGTAATTGCGATCGCTCCGCCCAGTTTGCTGAGTGTCACCGCGTTCCCTACTCGCCGCGCGGTGACCTTGACGTTTGACCGGGCGGTGACGGATTCGGCCACCAATCCCGCCAATTTCCTTGTAAGTGGCGGAATCACTTCGGCGGAAGCAGTCCCGGATGCCACCTTGACCAACCTCACCCTCGCGACTTCGTTGCAAGTTCCCAACGCCAGCTATTCCCTCACGGTCACCGGCATTCAGGGACGGCTGCCGGACGCTGCCTTCATGGCTCCCATCACCACCAATTTCTTTTCCCCGCCGCTCTACGGACCATTGAATAACGTGCCAGAGGCTGCCGGGTGGACCTTGCTGTATTCGCTGAATCTGCCCAACACGGCGGCCTATCATGGCACTGGCGTAAAGTATGATTTGGATCATCATTTATGGGCCACCAACTTCAGCCGGGTAGCATATTACCTGGAGTTGCAACCCAGTAACGGGCCGTTACAATTTGTCTGGGCCGCCGTGGATCCATTCGTCACGGACACGATGCAACTCGGTGTGCCGACCACCCAGTCTGGTGCCATTTTTCAGCAACCAGTGGTGAACCTGGAGGTTCGTTCAAGCGTGGCCGGCGTGGTCACCGGCAATAACCTGACCGGCGGGAGTCTCAAGTTCATTCCCGGAAGCGATGCCGCCCCTGCCACTGCCGGGCGCGGGGCGATGCAACTCCAGCATCACGGCAATGTCGTTTTCACCTTCAATGGTTGGGGCTTGGGCGGCGTTCCCGACTTGGGCATTGGCAATAATCCCGACGTTGCGTATCCCGATTGGAACCAGGCATCCAACGCTCCCACGTGGCCGGTCAAACGCCTGCTGGTCTATGTGCTGCAACGTCCAAATATGACGACGGATTCCGATATCGTGGTGTATGGCAGCACTTCCGGCGGAGTCATCGCCGCCGTGCAGACGGCGCGGCTCGGTAAACGGACGGTGCTGCTCAGCCCGGACAACCATCTTGGTGGCATGTCCAGCGGCGGGTTGGGATGGACGGATATTGGCAGCAATGGCACGGATTACATCGGGGGAATGGCGCGAGAATATTATCGGCGCAATGGGACGCGCTATGGCAAAAGCCTTCAGTTCAATCTGGAACCGAAGGTGGCGGAACAGATTTTCGGGGAGATGCTGGCAGAAGCGGGGGTGCGCGTGGTGTTTAATCAACACCTGGCTTCCGTGGTCATGAATGGACCGCGCATTGCCCAAGTGGTCATGGCGGACGGCTCTGCGCACCGCAGCCGCATGTTCGTTGACACCACCTATGAGGGCGACCTCATGGCGATGGCCGGAGTGACCTTCACGGTCGGACGAGAGGGAACCAATACCTATGGTGAAAGTTATGCCGGGGTGCTGGCCCCGGGCAACGGCGGCTACACGTATGACCCATACGTGGTGGCCGGCAATACCAATAGCGGGGTGCTGCCTTTGTTGACGACCAATGCCCTTGCGCCGCGCGGTGGCGGTGATCGCGGGGTGCAGGCGTACAACTTCCGCCTCTGCTTCAGCCAGTCCGCCACCAATTTCCTGCCCATCACCGCGCCCGCCAACTATAACGACACCCAATTTGAATTGATGGCCCGCTACCTTGAGGCGCGCTTGGCCAAGGATGGCGCGGTTTCCCTGGGGCAATTGATGACGTTGGATCGTCCGCCCGTGCCCGGCAAATACGACATTAACGCCAACGGAAATATCTCCACCGATTTTGTCGGGGAAAGCTGGACCTGGCCGACCAACACCTTCGCGGAACGCGCCGCCATTCAACGCGCCCACGAGGATTATACCCGTGGCTTGTTTCTATTTCTCGCCA
Encoded proteins:
- a CDS encoding DUF6259 domain-containing protein, yielding MQKFITVCGLWLCSQTILPAAIQIANDRILVTGAQGTVTLSATNGSILSMTQAGKNVSLWQSGERGLWQVKYREGGEITADAFAKGNASQSFECRMGRSQDELLLDYRSAELTVNVTLTVVSNGIALSAQLKPATKTILDFYLPARMRFNPATMERLICPPNGNMTVGTAFRSPFFQEQPLESPSAWRSKSVGPAGYASLYGKLPKQRDMRDPAVPLRVTAEGKTWLGESVARGLEGKSAVVNRPPGEGQADLVLIESEHGAYLSGSRLGGQGMLWRVGGFVTEPEESLMLRAVPAVVARVAGEAVVTRKKLGVLALTRGPERGGGNYTDVAEWVARLRQLPSVTARQVQLVELTSISELAAALEQGEFRAILNPYGECLPVLKLEDHKEMVARVGRYVRDGGHWFEVGGFSFFAALMPVRYFESQLSYPPAFADFAQLESAQGTVAVYGVQPQTSQPWEGAKRHDLIFVPGKLAWGGDVSGGYFERAFGTFVEKGTVWTSPKVLFITGRTTPENLVRYCQENRIERRLEQKLTPEALKKFKQSVLVFYTGNSQEKLAHLDKLPVPTLVHFSDYLKGGFDKEYPDHLPPNAWFGSPADLRRFFDRCHELGHLVMPYTNPTWWCDHPKGPTFEREGEAPLLKNLDGTPAYERYSKNDGYTVCHWHPAVQKVNRETVRQFTMDYPVDVLFQDQCGARTWKYDMNPASPTPYAYMDGLVSQAAEDAARMPLSTEAGWDRVVNYEAQLCGLSFQVVPTEGGPPWRKFMKNEYPPNAWQIYPVAQYIAHDKAAMLYHDLGQFVTNPEVLAWTLGLGFSMSYRISAPALERDAPREWLRWLDRLQKSVCAQYLGTPTLAFEHQQATRTGAGESIRSKFGLLTIAANLSSQPQTVDGKALAAHGFHVSGPGVVAGRLSQVNNQRFGNEGVSFVTEERQKQFEVWAYAPAETQIAVELPRALNANARVTFDGGKAQPATIQNGVVSLRLPALVGQTLVRPPENLAGKAPKDWPGGKPAIGVIDLSNGHKPNWTSIMPSAWVAALEKSPLLQRHGLAVRRLTTAAELDQALKAGSQAWLMIVNPYGEIFPAGLAGDWRARLTQIREYVVHGGHWCEAAGFSFHTALMPTGNG
- a CDS encoding ankyrin repeat domain-containing protein, encoding MTHRWQSWAVWGGTMGLVLQTLAAPIHDAVKSGNLSQVKQLLVQDRKNANNNDDMYQRVPLHLAVQAGAMEIAEALVAAGGNLNAKDRFGRTPLHYAASAGNHKLVEFLMTKGADPNAHDSTGKTPAKLATENNKREVLSLLSRATGGSTPAEPAPVEAPVVTKHSRPPAPPAELPTPSGKSALALALFEAVQKGELETVQRALKLQPSLVNAKGDFDKTPLHFAASKGQLAVAEYLLARGAKVGAPSMFVGQPLHLAAQNGHQALVALLLERGAPVNEGNFGGQTPLHLAALGGHKEAVELLLTKGADLKAQDITGLTPLHTAVAGGHREMVELLLSKGAELQSKGKSGTTLLHVAATNKEPGLISFLLERGLTADAKDEDGLTPLHLAVSAGNVATVRLLLAKQASLNSKDKQGRTALMIASASGATELVELLKRSGATE
- a CDS encoding FAD-dependent oxidoreductase, whose translation is MKPYLFMLMRLKMVRFLTIACLCVHGWAPCSARATLLLRYTFDEDPAGVVAALDSGSGTPAPGVFIGSAATRTNKTPGQFSVAALSLNGTNAGSYYVSGGDADKLDALSNLTITAWLNLQASPAANDRVVSKLFSDGTRATGFDLRFMGSPSAINFSLGFSLINGQSVSGLPTVTGPVAFSSSNVWTFIAVTYDGAKVRFYSGTTNSGVSQAGSDMNKSASFGTPTNTTADFRIGSTAAATADRTPPAWFDDVRIYDAALTLGELETIRVENISMAPVIVSPPQNVLIETGGTVAFSVVANGTLPLAYQWYFITNNVTNALPQGTNATLNLAQVTFANAGTYQAVVTNQFGSATSAPATLTVIAIAPPSLLSVTAFPTRRAVTLTFDRAVTDSATNPANFLVSGGITSAEAVPDATLTNLTLATSLQVPNASYSLTVTGIQGRLPDAAFMAPITTNFFSPPLYGPLNNVPEAAGWTLLYSLNLPNTAAYHGTGVKYDLDHHLWATNFSRVAYYLELQPSNGPLQFVWAAVDPFVTDTMQLGVPTTQSGAIFQQPVVNLEVRSSVAGVVTGNNLTGGSLKFIPGSDAAPATAGRGAMQLQHHGNVVFTFNGWGLGGVPDLGIGNNPDVAYPDWNQASNAPTWPVKRLLVYVLQRPNMTTDSDIVVYGSTSGGVIAAVQTARLGKRTVLLSPDNHLGGMSSGGLGWTDIGSNGTDYIGGMAREYYRRNGTRYGKSLQFNLEPKVAEQIFGEMLAEAGVRVVFNQHLASVVMNGPRIAQVVMADGSAHRSRMFVDTTYEGDLMAMAGVTFTVGREGTNTYGESYAGVLAPGNGGYTYDPYVVAGNTNSGVLPLLTTNALAPRGGGDRGVQAYNFRLCFSQSATNFLPITAPANYNDTQFELMARYLEARLAKDGAVSLGQLMTLDRPPVPGKYDINANGNISTDFVGESWTWPTNTFAERAAIQRAHEDYTRGLFLFLATSSRVPAAVRSDMQNWGLCRDEFLDTGGWPHTLYVREARRLVGDYVMQQADCQGGRMASDSIGLAAYSMDSHLIQRFASGNQALHEGGMFNSTPTPFPISYRSLIPRQGECENVLCTFALSASHVAFASCRMEPVLMIISQSAATAAAFALDENVPVQQVNYDRLAVQLLADGQQLGSTSVSDSGIIVDNNSTGAIRVGDWTGSSATAGFWGPDYLTDGNTNKGLKSVTYIPNLPTNDLYEVYLRWTAYSNRATNTPVDIVHPFGTNTLLVNQQVGGGVWTLLLRTNFNAGTNARVVIRTAGTSGYVIADAVRFLSSNLPPVQAQVHVVATDPVTSEAGGDPARITFVRFGDTNLDLLVSYTLSGTASNGVDFPALPGSITLPPGVISTSLVIQATADFIREGAETLTITLASGTNYVPGAQNSATIVILDADQGVRITARPTLLSSGRFRAGFSGEPNRLYDIQAATNLGGPWLLFTNLMANPLGELMLDVPATNRIPNRLFRLGPNPSN